In Magnetococcales bacterium, one genomic interval encodes:
- a CDS encoding YdbL family protein — protein sequence MIKKSPINWLFWLFPLFLTACVTVNVYFPAPAMDEAAEQMVREIWDGLETPQESQSLESESTPGPQSHLNATGLITAFLDWTTPSAHAGGADINVSTAAIRQLKDRLRSRASKELRPFFHSGAVGIDKRGDLTVRSESGLSLKDRSRLRRLIKADNQDRESLYREIAQANGHPEWNSDIRDRFARQWREQAHSGWWVQLSDGQWQQK from the coding sequence ATGATCAAAAAAAGCCCTATAAACTGGCTTTTCTGGCTGTTTCCCCTGTTTTTGACCGCCTGCGTCACGGTAAACGTCTATTTTCCCGCTCCAGCCATGGACGAAGCGGCGGAGCAGATGGTTCGGGAAATTTGGGATGGCCTGGAAACCCCCCAAGAGAGTCAAAGCTTGGAGTCTGAAAGCACGCCAGGCCCCCAAAGCCATCTGAACGCCACGGGTCTGATCACCGCCTTTCTGGATTGGACCACCCCCTCAGCCCATGCAGGGGGCGCGGATATCAATGTTTCCACCGCCGCCATCCGCCAGTTGAAGGATCGACTGAGATCCCGGGCTTCCAAGGAACTACGCCCCTTTTTCCACAGTGGCGCTGTAGGAATCGACAAGCGTGGGGATCTGACGGTGCGTTCCGAAAGCGGCCTCTCCCTCAAGGATCGCAGTCGTTTGCGTCGCCTGATCAAAGCCGACAATCAAGATCGGGAATCGCTCTATCGGGAGATCGCCCAAGCCAATGGCCACCCGGAGTGGAACAGCGACATTCGGGACCGTTTTGCCAGACAGTGGCGGGAACAAGCTCACTCAGGATGGTGGGTACAGCTGTCGGATGGACAATGGCAGCAGAAATAG